In one window of Miscanthus floridulus cultivar M001 chromosome 12, ASM1932011v1, whole genome shotgun sequence DNA:
- the LOC136496673 gene encoding uncharacterized protein isoform X8: MADFQHVVPVHAAQTRKRKRSDSQNDNENLDKTGHHEADGDVMMLVPPLFSVKDRPTKIALLPSSNALSKTMHRGVVQERWEMNVGPTLALPFNTQVVPEKINWEDHVRKNSVDWDWQMAICKLFDERPVWPRQSLYERLLDDSVHVSQNQFKRLLFRAGYYFSTGPFGKFWIRRGYDPRKDSESRIYQRIDFRLPPELRYLLRLKNSGSPKWADMCKLEAMPSQSFIFLQLYELKDDFIQAEIRKPSYQSVCSRSTGWFSKPMIKTLRLQVSIRFLSLLHNEEAKNLLRNAHELIERSKKQEALSRSEQSREDNDADEVLATQTGTEDQVGPNNSDSEDVDDDEEEEELDGYDSPPMAEDIHDFTLGDSYTFGEGFSNGYLKEVLHILPLQEDGQNNSGDAPINADASDGEFEIYEQPSDDEDSDG; the protein is encoded by the exons ATGGCAGACTTTCAACATGTTGTTCCAGTGCATGCTGCACAAACGAGAAAAAGAAAACGTTCAGATTCTCAAAATGATAATGAAAATTTAG ATAAGACAGGACATCATGAAGCAGATGGAGATGTCATGATGTTGGTGCCCCCACTCTTCTCAGTGAAGGATAGACCAACAAAGATAGC GCTTCTACCATCGTCCAATGCCCTATCTAAAACCATGCACAGGGGAGTCGTACAAGAACGGTGGGAG ATGAACGTTGGACCAACTCTTGCGCTTCCGTTCAACACTCAAG TTGTCCCGGAGAAGATTAATTGGGAAGACCACGTTCGAAAGAATTCTGTAGATTGGGATTGGCAAATGGCTATCTGCAAATTGTTTGATGAGCGTCCTGTGTGGCCAAGGCAATCACTTTATGAGCGGTTGCTTGATGATAGTGTGCATGTCTCTCAAAACCAATTCAAAAG GCTTCTGTTTAGAGCTGGATACTACTTCTCTACTGGACCCTTTGGAAAATTCTGGATCAGAAGAGGATATGACCCTCGTAAAGATTCTGAGTCACGAAT ATATCAGAGAATTGATTTTCGCTTGCCTCCTGAGCTACGATATCTTCTAAGGCTAAAGAATTCTGG GTCTCCAAAGTGGGCAGATATGTGCAAGCTTGAAGCAATGCCATCACAGAGTTTCATCTTCCTGCAATTATATGAACTGAAAGATGACTTTATTCAAGCAGAAATTCGAAAACCTTCTTATCAATCAGTCTGTTCA CGCTCTACAGGTTGGTTTTCTAAGCCAATGATCAAAACCCTGAGGTTGCAAGTGAGCATAAGGTTCCTCTCTTTattgcataatgaagaggctaaaaACTTGTTGAGGAATGCCCATGAACTTATTGAAAGGTCCAAGAAGCAGGAAGCCCTTTCGAGATCTGAGCAGTCAAGAGAAGATAATGATGCTGATGAAG TTCTTGCCACACAAACTGGAACTGAGGATCAAGTTGGCCCTAACAACTCTGATAGTGAAGATGTGGATGATGACGAAGAGGAAGAGGaattggatggttatgattctCCACCAATG GCAGAGGATATTCATGATTTCACCTTAGGTGATTCCT ATACATTTGGTGAAGGGTTCTCGAATGGATACCTCAAAGAAGTACTGCACATCTTGCCATTGCAGGAAGATGGCCAAAACAATTCAGGTGATGCTCCTATCAATGCTGATGCAAGTGATGGGGAGTTCGAAATTTACGAACAGCCCAGCGATGATGAAGATTCTGATGGTTAG
- the LOC136496673 gene encoding uncharacterized protein isoform X7 yields the protein MASSPSSPTTAPPEPVIPPSPWTITDGAISGTLPAAEAFAVHYPGYPSSPARAARTLGGLPGIAKVRSSDPGARLELRFRPEDPYCHPAFGQSRASTGLLLRLSKRKGAAAPCAEVVARVRTAYHFEGMADFQHVVPVHAAQTRKRKRSDSQNDNENLDKTGHHEADGDVMMLVPPLFSVKDRPTKIALLPSSNALSKTMHRGVVQERWEMNVGPTLALPFNTQVVPEKINWEDHVRKNSVDWDWQMAICKLFDERPVWPRQSLYERLLDDSVHVSQNQFKRLLFRAGYYFSTGPFGKFWIRRGYDPRKDSESRIYQRIDFRLPPELRYLLRLKNSGSPKWADMCKLEAMPSQSFIFLQLYELKDDFIQAEIRKPSYQSVCSRSTGWFSKPMIKTLRLQVSIRFLSLLHNEEAKNLLRNAHELIERSKKQEALSRSEQSREDNDADEVLATQTGTEDQVGPNNSDSEDVDDDEEEEELDGYDSPPMRIFMISP from the exons ATGGCTTCCTCGCCTTCTTCCCCCACCACCGCGCCGCCAGAGCCGGTAATCCCGCCGTCCCCATGGACCATCACAGACGGCGCCATCTCCGGCACGCTACCAGCAGCCGAGGCCTTCGCCGTGCACTACCCGGGCTACCCCTCCTCccccgcccgcgccgcccgcACCCTCGGCGGTCTCCCCGGCATCGCCAAG GTCCGGAGCTCCGATCCCGGCGCCCGCCTCGAGCTCCGCTTCCGCCCCGAGGACCCCTACTGCCATCCAGCCTTCGGCCAGTCCCGCGCCTCCACTGGCCTTCTGCTGCGCCTCTCCAAGCGCAAGGGAGCTGCGGCACCTTGCGCCGAGGTGGTCGCTCGTGTCCGGACTGCTTACCACTTCGAAG GTATGGCAGACTTTCAACATGTTGTTCCAGTGCATGCTGCACAAACGAGAAAAAGAAAACGTTCAGATTCTCAAAATGATAATGAAAATTTAG ATAAGACAGGACATCATGAAGCAGATGGAGATGTCATGATGTTGGTGCCCCCACTCTTCTCAGTGAAGGATAGACCAACAAAGATAGC GCTTCTACCATCGTCCAATGCCCTATCTAAAACCATGCACAGGGGAGTCGTACAAGAACGGTGGGAG ATGAACGTTGGACCAACTCTTGCGCTTCCGTTCAACACTCAAG TTGTCCCGGAGAAGATTAATTGGGAAGACCACGTTCGAAAGAATTCTGTAGATTGGGATTGGCAAATGGCTATCTGCAAATTGTTTGATGAGCGTCCTGTGTGGCCAAGGCAATCACTTTATGAGCGGTTGCTTGATGATAGTGTGCATGTCTCTCAAAACCAATTCAAAAG GCTTCTGTTTAGAGCTGGATACTACTTCTCTACTGGACCCTTTGGAAAATTCTGGATCAGAAGAGGATATGACCCTCGTAAAGATTCTGAGTCACGAAT ATATCAGAGAATTGATTTTCGCTTGCCTCCTGAGCTACGATATCTTCTAAGGCTAAAGAATTCTGG GTCTCCAAAGTGGGCAGATATGTGCAAGCTTGAAGCAATGCCATCACAGAGTTTCATCTTCCTGCAATTATATGAACTGAAAGATGACTTTATTCAAGCAGAAATTCGAAAACCTTCTTATCAATCAGTCTGTTCA CGCTCTACAGGTTGGTTTTCTAAGCCAATGATCAAAACCCTGAGGTTGCAAGTGAGCATAAGGTTCCTCTCTTTattgcataatgaagaggctaaaaACTTGTTGAGGAATGCCCATGAACTTATTGAAAGGTCCAAGAAGCAGGAAGCCCTTTCGAGATCTGAGCAGTCAAGAGAAGATAATGATGCTGATGAAG TTCTTGCCACACAAACTGGAACTGAGGATCAAGTTGGCCCTAACAACTCTGATAGTGAAGATGTGGATGATGACGAAGAGGAAGAGGaattggatggttatgattctCCACCAATG AGGATATTCATGATTTCACCTTAG